A genome region from Manis pentadactyla isolate mManPen7 chromosome 5, mManPen7.hap1, whole genome shotgun sequence includes the following:
- the RELL1 gene encoding RELT-like protein 1 isoform X2 codes for MGLFGVLICHLLKKKGYRCTTEAEQDVEEEKAEKIELNDSVNENSDTVGQIVHYIMKNEANADVLKAMVADNSVGDPESPVTPSTPGSPPVSPGPLSPGGTPGKHICGHHLHTVGGAVERDVCHRCRHKRWHFIKPTNKSKEGRPRRQGEVTVLSVGRFRVTKVEHKSNQKERRSLMSVSGTEGVNGEVPVAPEKRERRDTE; via the exons ATGGGCCTTTTCGGCGTGCTCATCTGCCACCTGCTTAAGAAGAAAGGCTATCGTTGTACAACGGAAGCAGAACAAGACGTGGAAGAGGAAAAGGCTGAAAAGATAG AGCTGAATGACAGTGTAAATGAAAATAGTGACACCGTTGGGCAGATTGTCCACTACATCATGAAAAATGAAG CAAATGCTGATGTTTTAAAGGCAATGGTAGCAGATAACAGTGTGGGTGATCCTGAAAG CCCCGTGACTCCCAGCACTCCTGGGAGCCCGCCTGTGAGTCCTGGGCCCTTGTCGCCGGGAGGCACCCCGGGAAAGCACATCTGTGGCCACCATCTGCACACAGTGGGTGGTGCTGTTGAGAGGGACGTATGTCATCGGTGTAGGCACAAGCGGTGGcacttcataaaacccaccaaCAAGTCCAAAGAGGGCCGCCCAAGGCGTCAAGGAGAGGTCACCGTCCTCTCTGTCGGCAG GTTTAGAGTTACAAAAGTGGAACACAAGTCAAACCAGAAGGAGCGGAGAAGTTTGATGTCGGTTAGTGGGACTGAAGGCGTCAATGGAGAAGTGCCTGTGGCACCTGAGAAGAGGGAACGACGTGACACAGAGTAG